The bacterium DNA segment AAATCGTATCGGATCCGTCATTTGTAAGCTGTTTTTCCAATCCTGTTTCCATATTCACAACATAGAGATTATGGCTTCTTGTAAATGCGATGTATTTGAAGTCAGGTGAAAATGTGGGGTTTTTAACAGGTGCTTTGAATGCTGTAAGCTGGCGTAAGGTTCTATTTTTCCTGTTAATGTAAAAGATATTCCCCTTGTGCAGAATAATTGCTGCGGAAAAGTCTTTATTCCAATGTGCTCTGTTTAATGATAAATATTCAGGCAGGTTCAATTCTTCTGCGCAGGTTTTTGTGTCAAAAAAGATATTCTCTTTTCCTGTAACTGCATCAACAAGAATGTATTGGGTGGAGCTTTTTTCAAATGATTTTTTTAAAAATTTGTCTTTACCGTACCATCTCAGGTTAGGTAAGCTTTCCATGATTTTGGGTTCAGCCCATTTGTATGCCTGGCCGTATGTAATATGTTTTTTCTGAGCTGAAGCGGGCAGGGTAATCAATAGGCAAATGGCCAGGGCTGCTGCAGGTTTAAAAATATTGGTTTTCATTTTCTCTCCTTCGGTGATATTTACAATAATGCCTATAATCATGTCACCCCTTCGGGGTTTTAATTGTCGGGTCATTATCCTGCTACAATAATGCCACCTCTTCGGGGTTTGGTTGTTTTGATATGATTATATACTTACCATTTCATACGGATTTCATCTGAAATGTTTTCAATATTTATTGATTTAACTGCAGAATTTTTGTTCCGGGCCAATGTTGAAATTCTATTATTGATATTGACCTTGTCAATGTTTGTAAAATTATGAAGTATTAATTTTATAATTTTAAACACGGGCCTGTATTTTCCTGTGGTTTTTGTTATTAAAAATATTTTGTTCCCGGGGTCAAAAATCATGTCACGTTTATAAAATTTCCCT contains these protein-coding regions:
- a CDS encoding DPP IV N-terminal domain-containing protein, whose product is MKTNIFKPAAALAICLLITLPASAQKKHITYGQAYKWAEPKIMESLPNLRWYGKDKFLKKSFEKSSTQYILVDAVTGKENIFFDTKTCAEELNLPEYLSLNRAHWNKDFSAAIILHKGNIFYINRKNRTLRQLTAFKAPVKNPTFSPDFKYIAFTRSHNLYVVNMETGLEKQLTNDGSDTI